The sequence below is a genomic window from Verrucomicrobiia bacterium.
AATTCTCCATCCGGTTTTCGGACTGGGATTCTTCATGAGTGACCAGAGCGTCCCGCGCGTCGATTCCGCGGGCAAAGGCGTTATTTTTGAATTCATCGCCGAAAGTGGACATGCTGATGGTTTTATTTTCGGGGATCTTGACCGAACCGTCTTTGGGCTCCACGGTCGTCGTGCGGCGTTCCTTCTCACTTTTCTTAGGGTCAATTTCCCACACGCGGACGCCTCTCCCTTTGACTTCGATGACTCCCGGGTCAAGCACTTGCATTTGATAGGGAGTCAGCTTCACCGTTTGTTTTGTCCCGTCTTCCTTAATCAATTCGGCCTGGCGCTCATACACATCACTCATGTTCCAGACCACATAAACCTTGTCGCCCTTGTAAACCGGTTTTGATTTGCCGAATTTATCAAGGGACGTTTTATAGCCGTTCGGGTGCGTGATCTCGATTTTCGGCTCTTTCCCTTTTTCGCCGGGATTCATGGGATCTTCTTTTATCGCGACGTCCTTCGCGTCCGCCGGAAGCGGCGTCGCCTGATAGACCGGCCCTTTCTCCGGATCTTCCGTTTTCTGGGGACCGAGCTGCACCACATGCTCAACCCCGCCGGTTGTTTTGATGATCACGACCACCGGAACATCACTCTGGTTCTCGACCTTGCCGTCCTTGAATTCGTCCTTCTTGGCCTCCGCCTTTTTCGGTTCTTCGGGCTTTGCTTCGTCCTTGATTCCTTCCCCGCTTTTTCCCGGCTTGATGCCGTACTTATCGAGTTCTTTTTGCGTTGCGCCTTTGTCCTGCGCATGGGCCGCCGCGGGCAGCGCGATCAAACCGCAAAGCATGAGGGAGAGAATTGATTTGGGAAGTTTCATCACGGGCTCCTCAGAAATCAGTCTGCTGATACTGTTCCTTTTGGGACTGTCACTAACGCCACAACTGTTTGATTTGTTTTTCGTATTTCAAACGGAAGAATTCAAACTCCGGCGTCAGCTGGTACACGCCCCTCGAAACCCGCCGGAACCATCCGAGGTGGTTATCATACAAAATCGAGACGGCATTATCGATGGCAAGTTTTTCGCGGATTTCCCCGACGGGCGCGGGCCCGCGCTCCAGCAGGTACATCGCCACCCGGATCGCCTTTTCCTTATAGACGGTAAACAAGGGCTCCCGCGTGCTTCCGCCCTGGTTCAGGTCGAGGCTGCGCCCCTCGAACTCCCTGATCGCCAGGTTCTTGCGCGCATAATTCGTGCGCCCCTTGAATGCGGCGGGCTCGAACTCCACCACCACTTCCCGCGCCGCGGCGTCCAGCACCATCAGCCCGCAATGCAGACGCTTCAAAAGCCCGCACATCCTCTTATAAGACTTCGGCCAGCGCCCGCCCTTTTCCAAGGGAATGTAGGCATACACGAGCTCGGTCATCTTCAGCCGCTCGATCAGCTGATAAACCAGCTGCAGATTGAAAGCCGTCTTCATCTCGACCACCAGCAGCTCATCGCCCTTGCGCGCCATCACATCGAGACTCTCGACCTCCGAATGCACGCGATACCCCTTCTTCTCGAGAAAAATCTTCAGGGGCAGGTACATCTCGACTTCTTTCATAACGGCATCCGGCAGTAAGAGAAAG
It includes:
- a CDS encoding DUF2161 family putative PD-(D/E)XK-type phosphodiesterase, translating into MKEVEMYLPLKIFLEKKGYRVHSEVESLDVMARKGDELLVVEMKTAFNLQLVYQLIERLKMTELVYAYIPLEKGGRWPKSYKRMCGLLKRLHCGLMVLDAAAREVVVEFEPAAFKGRTNYARKNLAIREFEGRSLDLNQGGSTREPLFTVYKEKAIRVAMYLLERGPAPVGEIREKLAIDNAVSILYDNHLGWFRRVSRGVYQLTPEFEFFRLKYEKQIKQLWR